CGAGCCGGTGCAGAAGATCACCATCGTCCCCCACACCCAGGGCTCTCTGGGCTACACCCTGCTGATGCCAGAGGAGGACAAGACCGAACTGCGCACCCGCGACGAGCTGATGGCCAAGATCATGGTCTCCATGGGCGGCCGGGCGGCCGAGGAAGTGGTGATGAACACCATGACCAACGGCGCCAGCCAGGATATTCAGGACGCCACCAACGTGGCCCGGAACATGGTGGCCATGTTCGGCATGAGCGACGAGTTCGGCATGATGGCGCTGGCCTCCCGCCGGAACCAATACCTGGACGGCGGCTACGGCATGGACTGCGCCCAGGATACCGCCGCCCGGATGGACCAGGCGGTGAAGGACATCCTGGACCAGTGCTACCAGCAGGCCGTGGAGGTCATCAAGGCCAGCCGGGAGGACATGGACAAGGTCGTGGCCTACCTGCTGGAGAAGGAGACCATCACCGGCGCAGAGATGGTGGCTATCATCGAGGGCCGGGACCCGGAGCTGGTGGAGAACCCCTACGCCTCCACCCGCGCAGAGGACAAGGCGTTCCGCCCCTCCTCTCCCGAGACCATTGAGGCCCCTGCCAAGAAGGTGCACATGATCTCCCAGAAGATCGAATCCCCCGAGGAGCCCGCCCAGGAGGGACAGCCGGAGAACCCGGTGTCCGATCCCTCCCCTTCCGGCGGAGACGCCCCCAGGAGAGCGGTTCCACTCCGTCTGAGCCGCCCAAGGACACCCCGTGATCCCCGATCATCCCCGCGAGGCGCGCTGACCCCAGCGCGCCTCGCTTTTCCCATCGCCACTACATCAAAAAGGAGAATCGCCATGATCCGACTCGCCACCCCGCGGACCTGTCTCAGGCCGCAGATATCTATGAGGAGATCCTGGACCGAGAGGCACAGGGCCCCGTCTATACCAACTGGCAGCGGGGCAAATACCCCACCATCGACACCGCCCGCCAGGCCCTGGAGGCCGGCACCTTCTACGTGGGCGAGGAGAACGGCGTCCTCTGGGGCGTGGTGAACCTGAACAGCGTCCAGCTGCCGGAGTACGGCGCCATCCCTTGGACCATCCCCGCCGCTGCGGAGGAGGTAGGGGTGATCCATACCCTGTGCATCCGTCCCTCCTGCTCCGGCCGGGGATATGCCCGACAGATGGTGGCCTTCTGTGAGGCGGAGGCTCGCCGCCAGGGCCGTACCGTCATCCGGCTGGACACCTGGGAGGGGAACCTGCCCGCCAACCGCCTGTACCCCTCCCTGGGCTACCGCTACGCCGGAACGGCGGAGTTCTTCTTCATGGGCTTTGTGCGGGAGAATCTCAACTGCTACGAAAAGGCCCTCTGAATCCATTGAGACGCAAGGGCTTTTCTCCTCTGCTAACCGTGGGTTGACAGATTTCCACTCCCCAGTTGGTGGCCTGGGGGCAGGCTGTCTGCTAGTCTGACGGCGAAAGGAGGCGAGGGATGTGACCATTGGGCAGCGCATCGCGCAGAAGCGGAAGGAGCTGGGGCTGTCCCAGGAGGCTCTGGGGAGCAAGCTGGGCGTCTCCCGCCAGTCCATCTACAAATGGGAGGCAGACTCCGCCCTGCCGGAGGTCGACAAGCTGATCGCCCTCAGCCGCCTGTTCGGCGTCTCTGTGGGATGGCTGCTGGGCGTGGAGGAACCGCCGGAGGCGGATGCCGCTCCTGCTGAAACAGGCGGCGGGCTGACAGAGGCCCAGCTGAAGATGGTGGAGGAGATCGCAGGCCGCTACATTGCCGCCCAGCCGTCGCCCCGGAAGCGCCGCCGCTGGCCTTGGGTGTTGGCGGCAGCGGCGCTGTGCCTGGTGCTGTTCCACCTCTTCGACCGTCTGGACCGAATGAACGGCCAGTATGTAAATCTGCAGAACAGCCTCTACCGGGTGGAGTCCAGTGTGTACGGCCAGATCGGCTCCCTCTCCAACCGGGTGGAGGAGATCTTGAAGGCCCAGAACAGCCTGGTGGCGGACTGCGGTGTGGAGCTGGAAGCCGTGGACCTTGCCGCCAACACCGTCACCTTCTCCGCCTATGCTGTCCCCAAGACCTATGTGGAGGGAATGGCTGTGGAGTTCCTGGCGGAAAACGGCGAGACTGCCAGCGACCGGCTGGGCAGTGTGGGAGAAGAGGGCCCCAACCAACGGTTCTCCGCCACACTCTCCATCCCCTTGACGGACCATATCACCCTCTCGGCGCTGCTGGTCCCGCCGGACGGCACCCGCCAGACCCAGCTGTTGGACCAGTTTGAGGGGCTGTACAGCGCCTCTCTGCCGCAAGTGGAGGTCAACAGCGATCTCATGTGGATGGATCTGGAGGACAGCACGCTGGTCCTGAATGCGTCCAGCCACGAGCGCTATGTTTATATCCGTGAGGTGACACCGGCTGATGCGTCTCTCACCGCGGCCGTGGCAAATATCCGGGTGGGCCTGTTCAAAAATCAGAAACTGGCAGCCTGGGCAGAGCCCTGTGAAAAGCCTGACAGCTTCCACGGCTTTGAAGAATT
This DNA window, taken from Dysosmobacter welbionis, encodes the following:
- a CDS encoding GNAT family N-acetyltransferase is translated as MEAGTFYVGEENGVLWGVVNLNSVQLPEYGAIPWTIPAAAEEVGVIHTLCIRPSCSGRGYARQMVAFCEAEARRQGRTVIRLDTWEGNLPANRLYPSLGYRYAGTAEFFFMGFVRENLNCYEKAL
- a CDS encoding helix-turn-helix domain-containing protein, with the protein product MTIGQRIAQKRKELGLSQEALGSKLGVSRQSIYKWEADSALPEVDKLIALSRLFGVSVGWLLGVEEPPEADAAPAETGGGLTEAQLKMVEEIAGRYIAAQPSPRKRRRWPWVLAAAALCLVLFHLFDRLDRMNGQYVNLQNSLYRVESSVYGQIGSLSNRVEEILKAQNSLVADCGVELEAVDLAANTVTFSAYAVPKTYVEGMAVEFLAENGETASDRLGSVGEEGPNQRFSATLSIPLTDHITLSALLVPPDGTRQTQLLDQFEGLYSASLPQVEVNSDLMWMDLEDSTLVLNASSHERYVYIREVTPADASLTAAVANIRVGLFKNQKLAAWAEPCEKPDSFHGFEEFDFYQLPELRLSLTPADTVQVAAVVTDIYGRVTVSQDVPYILDESGDALTWPDSSETDPDPAHWQYGG